One segment of Brassica napus cultivar Da-Ae chromosome C3, Da-Ae, whole genome shotgun sequence DNA contains the following:
- the LOC125575568 gene encoding putative lipid phosphate phosphatase 3, chloroplastic — protein MMREAQQGTHTLRSHGMTLARTHMHDWIILVLLVILECILLIIHPFYRFVGKDMMTDLSYPLKSNTVPIWSVPVYAMLLPLAIFVFIYFRRRDVYDLHHAVLGLLYSVLVTAVLTDSIKNAVGRPRPDFFWRCFPDGKAVYDSLGDVICHGDKSVIREGHKSFPSGHTSWSFAGLGFLSLYLSGKIRAFDGKGHVAKLCIVILPLLVAALVGISRVDDYWHHWQDVFAGGLLGLVVSTFCYLQFFPPPYRTEAWGPYAYFLVLEAARAQAQAQAQAQAAENEAAQRPPQGDNGEEEDGGFMGLHLVDNPSMRREEADVEAGRVPSRG, from the exons ATGATGAGAGAGGCGCAACAAGGCACTCACACTCTGAGGTCCCACGGAATGACACTAGCAAGAACTCACATGCACGACTGGATCATACTCGTACTACTCGTCATCCTCGAGTGCATCCTCCTCATAATCCACCCGTTTTACCGCTTTGTCGGTAAAGACATGATGACTGATCTAAGCTACCCTCTAAAGAGCAACACCGTACCTATCTGGTCTGTCCCG GTCTATGCGATGCTGCTGCCACTGGCTATATTCGTCTTCATCTACTTCCGTAGGAGAGACGTATACGATCTTCACCACGCGGTGCTAGGTCTGTTGTACTCTGTTCTGGTGACGGCTGTGCTTACTGATTCGATAAAGAACGCAGTTGGTAGACCGCGTCCTGACTTCTTCTGGCGTTGTTTTCCTGATGGCAAAGCT GTTTATGATAGTCTGGGTGATGTGATATGTCATGGTGATAAAAGTGTTATAAGGGAAGGGCACAAGAGCTTCCCAAGCGGACACACTTCAT GGTCTTTCGCGGGACTAGGATTCCTGTCGCTGTACTTATCGGGGAAGATTCGAGCGTTTGATGGTAAAGGACACGTTGCGAAGCTGTGCATTGTCATACTCCCTTTGCTAGTTGCAGCTCTTGTTGGTATCTCTCGTGTGGATGACTATTGGCATCACTGGCAAGACGTCTTTGCTGGAGGCTTGCTAG GTCTTGTGGTCTCTACGTTCTGTTATCTTCAATTCTTCCCGCCACCATATCGCACTGAAG CTTGGGGACCATATGCTTACTTCCTTGTGTTGGAGGCGGCACGAGCTCAAGCTCAAGCTCAAGCTCAAGCTCAAGCAGCAGAGAATGAAGCGGCCCAACGACCGCCTCAGGGTGATAACGGTGAAGAGGAAGACGGTGGGTTTATGGGACTACATTTGGTGGATAATCCGAGTATGAGGAGAGAAGAAGCAGATGTAGAAGCTGGTAGAGTGCCGTCTAGAGGCTGA
- the LOC106438946 gene encoding stearoyl-[acyl-carrier-protein] 9-desaturase 5, chloroplastic isoform X1 gives MAMSMDRIVVSPSSYVCRPSQARGSRSSVVSMASTIRSASTYREVTNGKKLYIPPREVHVQVKHSMPPQKLEIFKSLEGWADETLLTYLKPVEKSWQPTDFLPEAESEGFYDQVKELRERCKELPDEYFVVLVGDMITEEALPTYQTMLNTLDGVRDETGASPTPWAVWTRAWTAEENRHGDLLNKYLYLSGRVDMRQIEKTIQYLIGSGMDPKTENNPYLGFIYTSFQERATFISHGNTARLAKDRGDLKLAQICGTIAADEKRHETAYTKIVEKLFEIDADGTILGLADMMKKKISMPAHLMYDGQDNNLFEHFSTVAQRLGVYTAKDYADILEFLVERWNVETLSGLSSEGHRAQDFVCGLPARIRRIEERAQGRAKEAAKNVPFSWIFGREIRA, from the exons ATGGCTATGTCTATGGATCGGATCGTCGTTTCCCCTTCATCTTACGTTTGCCGTCCCTCTCAAGCTCGGGGATCCAGATCTTCCGTAGTTTCCATGGCTTCCACGATTCGCTCCGCTTCTac TTACAGAGAGGTTACTAATGGAAAGAAGCTCTACATCCCTCCACGAGAAGTGCATGTCCAAGTGAAACACTCTATGCCACCACAGAAGCTGGAGATCTTCAAATCCTTAGAAGGATGGGCTGATGAGACCCTCTTGACTTACTTAAAACCCGTTGAGAAGTCCTGGCAGCCTACAGACTTTCTCCCGGAAGCTGAGTCTGAAGGGTTCTATGACCAAGTCAAGGAGCTGAGGGAGAGGTGCAAGGAGCTTCCTGATGAGTATTTCGTGGTGCTTGTTGGTGATATGATCACAGAAGAAGCGCTTCCGACTTACCAGACCATGTTGAACACCTTGGATGGAGTTAGGGATGAGACGGGAGCGAGTCCTACTCCTTGGGCGGTGTGGACGAGGGCTTGGACTGCTGAAGAGAATAGGCATGGGGATTTGCTTAACAAGTATCTTTATTTGTCTGGGAGAGTTGACATGAGGCAGATTGAGAAGACTATTCAGTACCTTATTGGCTCTGGaatg GATCCTAAAACTGAGAACAACCCTTACTTGGGTTTCATCTACACTTCCTTCCAAGAGAGAGCCACCTTCATCTCCCATGGAAACACTGCCAGGCTGGCGAAAGATCGTGGAGACTTGAAACTTGCGCAGATATGCGGGACCATTGCTGCTGATGAGAAGCGCCACGAGACTGCTTACACCAAGATTGTGGAGAAGCTCTTTGAAATTGACGCTGATGGCACGATCCTGGGACTGGCTGATATGATGAAGAAAAAGATCTCAATGCCTGCACATTTAATGTACGATGGCCAAGATAATAACCTCTTTGAGCACTTCTCAACCGTTGCCCAGAGGCTTGGTGTCTACACTGCAAAGGACTATGCTGATATTCTGGAGTTTCTTGTTGAACGGTGGAACGTTGAGACTTTGTCAGGCCTTTCTAGTGAAGGACACAGGGCCCAG GACTTTGTCTGCGGATTACCTGCAAGAATCCGCAGAATTGAAGAGAGAGCTCAAGGAAGAGCCAAGGAAGCAGCCAAAAACGTGCCATTCAGCTGGATCTTTGGTCGAGAGATTAGGGCTTAA
- the LOC106438946 gene encoding stearoyl-[acyl-carrier-protein] 9-desaturase 5, chloroplastic isoform X2: MAMSMDRIVVSPSSYVCRPSQARGSRSSVVSMASTIRSASTEVTNGKKLYIPPREVHVQVKHSMPPQKLEIFKSLEGWADETLLTYLKPVEKSWQPTDFLPEAESEGFYDQVKELRERCKELPDEYFVVLVGDMITEEALPTYQTMLNTLDGVRDETGASPTPWAVWTRAWTAEENRHGDLLNKYLYLSGRVDMRQIEKTIQYLIGSGMDPKTENNPYLGFIYTSFQERATFISHGNTARLAKDRGDLKLAQICGTIAADEKRHETAYTKIVEKLFEIDADGTILGLADMMKKKISMPAHLMYDGQDNNLFEHFSTVAQRLGVYTAKDYADILEFLVERWNVETLSGLSSEGHRAQDFVCGLPARIRRIEERAQGRAKEAAKNVPFSWIFGREIRA, from the exons ATGGCTATGTCTATGGATCGGATCGTCGTTTCCCCTTCATCTTACGTTTGCCGTCCCTCTCAAGCTCGGGGATCCAGATCTTCCGTAGTTTCCATGGCTTCCACGATTCGCTCCGCTTCTac AGAGGTTACTAATGGAAAGAAGCTCTACATCCCTCCACGAGAAGTGCATGTCCAAGTGAAACACTCTATGCCACCACAGAAGCTGGAGATCTTCAAATCCTTAGAAGGATGGGCTGATGAGACCCTCTTGACTTACTTAAAACCCGTTGAGAAGTCCTGGCAGCCTACAGACTTTCTCCCGGAAGCTGAGTCTGAAGGGTTCTATGACCAAGTCAAGGAGCTGAGGGAGAGGTGCAAGGAGCTTCCTGATGAGTATTTCGTGGTGCTTGTTGGTGATATGATCACAGAAGAAGCGCTTCCGACTTACCAGACCATGTTGAACACCTTGGATGGAGTTAGGGATGAGACGGGAGCGAGTCCTACTCCTTGGGCGGTGTGGACGAGGGCTTGGACTGCTGAAGAGAATAGGCATGGGGATTTGCTTAACAAGTATCTTTATTTGTCTGGGAGAGTTGACATGAGGCAGATTGAGAAGACTATTCAGTACCTTATTGGCTCTGGaatg GATCCTAAAACTGAGAACAACCCTTACTTGGGTTTCATCTACACTTCCTTCCAAGAGAGAGCCACCTTCATCTCCCATGGAAACACTGCCAGGCTGGCGAAAGATCGTGGAGACTTGAAACTTGCGCAGATATGCGGGACCATTGCTGCTGATGAGAAGCGCCACGAGACTGCTTACACCAAGATTGTGGAGAAGCTCTTTGAAATTGACGCTGATGGCACGATCCTGGGACTGGCTGATATGATGAAGAAAAAGATCTCAATGCCTGCACATTTAATGTACGATGGCCAAGATAATAACCTCTTTGAGCACTTCTCAACCGTTGCCCAGAGGCTTGGTGTCTACACTGCAAAGGACTATGCTGATATTCTGGAGTTTCTTGTTGAACGGTGGAACGTTGAGACTTTGTCAGGCCTTTCTAGTGAAGGACACAGGGCCCAG GACTTTGTCTGCGGATTACCTGCAAGAATCCGCAGAATTGAAGAGAGAGCTCAAGGAAGAGCCAAGGAAGCAGCCAAAAACGTGCCATTCAGCTGGATCTTTGGTCGAGAGATTAGGGCTTAA